The stretch of DNA aattaatcgggGCATATTTCAGTCAAGACGTAGACGTAATCATAAACATCTCTTTTCAGTATTTGGGCAAATGGTACGAAGTCGAGAGGTATTTCGCGTGGTTCGAATTTGGCGGAAGATGCGTGACAGCTAATTACAGCCTGGGCGAGAATGACTCGGTGAAGATCGTCAACACCCAAATTTCTTTACTGTAAGTACGATCGACAACAGCGCGACGTTTGTAAAGTAATGTTTCGTCATTGATGGCGAGAGGCAGCGAAGCGGAATAAATTTGTGTCATTGTGACTAGCAATTATCCACTTGGAGTAAACCTTTGTTTCCACGCTTAGAACTGGAGTTGCAGCGAGTATCGAGGGCATTGGAAGGTTAATCAGCAAATCTGATGACCCTAAATTGTCCGTCACTTTTCCATCATTGCCACTGCCGTTCGATGCACCTTATTGGATACTCGATTCAGACTACAAGACGTACGCCGTGGTATGGAGCTGTACAAACCTCGGAGTATTTAAGTAAGTTTATTTACGatggaaaagaagaaaa from Linepithema humile isolate Giens D197 chromosome 2, Lhum_UNIL_v1.0, whole genome shotgun sequence encodes:
- the LOC105677350 gene encoding apolipoprotein D isoform X2, which codes for MLRILLIVIIANAAMAQVPFLGACPNLETMQNFELDKYLGKWYEVERYFAWFEFGGRCVTANYSLGENDSVKIVNTQISLLTGVAASIEGIGRLISKSDDPKLSVTFPSLPLPFDAPYWILDSDYKTYAVVWSCTNLGVFNVRNVWILTREPRPPVAVLEKSYQVIDKNNISRAYFIRTDQKNCPASY